The genomic region GACCTCCTGCTTTCCTCCTGTAAGGATCCCTGTGATTACATGAAGCCCACTGGGGTAAGCTGGGAGAGTCTCCTGGTCCAAAAATCATTAAtgtaattacatctgcaaagtcccttttgcccgATAAAGTAATGTTCACAGGTTCCTTGGATAACAACACAGACATCTCGGGGGGCCACTATTCAGCCTACTACAACTAGGCTGCAGAACGGACCACCTCGCCCTCCAGGTATTTCAACGACTGGGTGAAAAAGGCTGGGGCTTTTCTGTTTTGGGTTCCGCAGGGTCCTTCCTAACCTTGTATTTCTAAGGTCTAGGCTTCACCGACCCTCCCTTCCAACCAGAGAAACTCACTGCGAGGTCTCCTTGAAAGTCAGGTGCCAAGTCTAAATCTAAGTGCTGGTGAGGGGTGCAGGGCCAGCCAAGAAGCCCCCGAGGGTGCCTGCCTTCAGCCCACACCCTGCTGGCCGCAACAAGCCCCTGGCCAGGAAGGGACACAGAGAAGGGTGTGGGGCCTGCCGAGGGTGCCGGGGAGGCCACGGGACATGTGAGGCCGGCTAGGACAGTGCACGGCGGCCAGAGCTGAGGCGTGGCTGCAGTGCTATGGGAGCAGAGAAGAAGCTGGGGGCTGTGGTTCCGGCCCACAGAGATGGTACAGGCCGTGGCTGGGAGTGGCTCTGAAGTCGGTGAGAGAGCATCTCTGCCCCGTGGCATCTGGGGGCAAGGGCCTCACCAGATAAGTGCAGCTCCAAAGTCCCAGGCACTGGGCTTTTTCTTGGTACCGAGAGCgcggtgggggcaggggcggggcagcGGCAGAGCGGGAAGGCAGGCAGCCTCTCTTGCTACCTCTTCTCCATGTTCTGCATCTGCAAGCTGAGGGATGTGAAGCTGGCCAGGAGGTCGGTCACTTCATCCACCTGTGGGACAAAACCAAGGCCCCGTCACAGGTGCCACGACAGGCCCAGGTGTCTCGGCCCCTAGATCTCCAACCCAGGGCCACAGACGTGGAGGGTAGGCATGGCCTCTTGTCCCAGGGCACATGATGGCTTCACTGTGGTGACTAGGGAACAGCGGTCCGACCGATAATCCTTGACTCCAGGTGGTCTCAGACTGCCCCAGAGATGAGAGCCACAGGGCATGAGGAGCTTCAAAGGAAGTGGACAGAGTCTTTGAGGTCCACAGTGAGCTGCAACCCCCCAGCCGTGGCCTCTCTCTACGGGAGCGGCTAGCCGTGTCACAGCAGAGAGGGACTGGCCCCAGGCTCCTGCCAGGCGCCGGGCCGGGCCCCGCAGCTGCCGCTCACCTGCTCTCTGGTGCTCGTCATCTGCAGCCGGGTGCAGAGGCTGTCCAGCCGTTCCCGCTGCTCGTGCCGCCCCAGGCGCTCCAGGTACTCCCTCAGCATCTGGATGATCTGGAACGAGGGGCGGGGCTGAGCCGCTCGGGTTCCAGCTTGGCGGCCCCCAGAGCGCTGCCGGTGGAGCAGAAGCCAAACGGGGCTGGAGTGAAGCACCCAGGAACCCTCGGGCTGGAGGCAGCGCCTGCCCAGCGCTTGTTTGCTGCTGTTGGCTCAGCACGAGGGGCACTCACCTGCTTCACCTCCAGCCGCACGGCCTCCAGGCACTGGGAGTGGCCTTCCTGCAGGATGTTCAGCTTCGACTTGGCCAGGTGCAGGGGCGTGCGGCCAGCCCGGTCCAGGGCATCCACGCGGGCCCCTGCGGGAGCAGGCCAAGGTAAGCACAGAGGGCATGAGGgcaagggaggagggcagaggggaagggagcacATACCTCCTCGTAGCAGGGTAGTGATGACAGGGACGTGGTTGGTGCAGGCCGCTGAGGAAGAAGAACAGGGACCTGAGAGTCCAGGACACCAGGGCTTGGCCCTGCGTGCCCGTCGGAGGGAGCAGGACTGTGACTCCCAAGTGTGTCCGCTCGGGTCACACTTCCAGAGACGGCATCCCCAAGGCAGCCATGGGGCGGGTCCAACTCCCTCCCCGTACAGCTAGGGAGACTGAGGCTGGGAGATGGGACCTGCCTCACCGCGAGCCACAGTGTGGGGCAGCCACGGGGCAGCCACAGGACAGCCACAGGCTGCAGGCTCACCTTCCCTAGCAGAGCCCTGCTGATAACGCAGCTGGGCCCAGGGAGTGGGCCCCTGGTGACCGAAGGGGAAGGCCAGGGGACACAGCCTGGGGGGCCCCCGGGGCTCAGGTTCTCCCCAGATGACAGGAGCTCCTGCTGGCAGTTTGCAGGACCCCAGGCTCTCCCTCAGAGGAGCCCACCTGTGCTGCAGAGAAGGGTGCGCTGGAGGCTTCTCAGGCACTTACCCAGGTGCAGTGGCGTGTTCCCCAGCCCATCTCGCTGGTTGGGATCAGCCCCGTGGTCCAGGAGCAGCTGCACTGGAAACAGGAAAACCCACGAGGAGCTGTTGGAGGACTTCTATGGACTGGACCCTAACCCCCACCCCTAACCTAGCTAAAGAGGCTTCCTCAAAGTGTGGGACACTGAAAGCAACATGGTTCTCTATgttgttttgttcattcattcagtcgttcatttattcattcgcTCACTCCTTCACTCACAGAGTTTATGTGCAGGACTCTGAGGGCCAGGGACTGAGGATTCTGGGAGAGCCTTCTGGCCTATGCAGGACTACGAAAGGACTGAGCTTTTAAGCGTTAAAGAAAGTTCTTTCAATAGCAGTGGCTGCTAGTGAAGGTTCTCAAGGACACTTTCTGTTCTTTCCACAGCCAAGTGCCACAGTGGGAGTTAGGCCAATAGCTGATGCTGATCATCCCCCTCCCTGAGTCTCTATGCCACCTCTAGGGTGGGCTGTGGTGTCGCCAGGGGACATCAGTTACCCAGATGAACATGCAGGTAGACTAATGCATATGATGTGGCCAGGCTGAGCCGCACGCCATGTACAGAAACAAATGTGAGACGCATCATAGACCTACATGTGAAAGCTCTAGTCCGGCTTGTAGAAGAAAACAAGACTATATCTCCTTGACCTTGgaataggcaaagatttcttaaagagGTCACAGAAAtgtcaaccataaaaaagaaaagatggatacactggattcattaaaattaagaacttgggTTCATCAAGACACCACTCAGAGAACAAGGCAAGATCAGAAAAGTTAAGTCATTTATATCTGATGAatgatttgtatccagaatatatataaagaatttctacaaatcaataattaaaaaaaaaaatacaaccaggCAGCTTGTTTTAAAACATggacaaagtttaaaaaaaataaagataaaattaaaataaaactcgGACAAAAGGCTTGAACAggaacttcacaaaagaagatacaaaaatggcCAATATGTACAAAAGAGGCTACAAAA from Halichoerus grypus chromosome 6, mHalGry1.hap1.1, whole genome shotgun sequence harbors:
- the ANKRD54 gene encoding ankyrin repeat domain-containing protein 54 isoform X2 translates to MPTMWKQQLLEDGADPCAADDKGRTALHFASCNGNDQIVQLLLDHGADPNQRDGLGNTPLHLAACTNHVPVITTLLRGGARVDALDRAGRTPLHLAKSKLNILQEGHSQCLEAVRLEVKQIIQMLREYLERLGRHEQRERLDSLCTRLQMTSTREQVDEVTDLLASFTSLSLQMQNMEKR